The DNA window AATAATTGCTCCGCCTAGTGCTTTATTATAAGCTGTACTGCCGGAAGGAGTTGACATGCACAGACCATCTCCTCTAAACCGTTCAAAATGACTTTCGTTTAAAAAGACATCCATTACCAAAGTAACGTCAGGTGATTTAACAGTAGACTCATTTAAAGCTAAGTAAACCGCAGGCTCGTCTAAGTTTTGATAGTGAATACTCACTTCTAGCAATGGATACTCGATAACTTCATATTCTTTCTTTGCGATAGACAAGACGAGTTTTTCAATTTCGATTGGTTTCCAATCGGCATAAAACCCTAAATGACCAGTATGTATTCCTACAAAGGCCACATCCGCTAGTTTTTCACTGTATTTATGGAAAGCGTGAAGTAAAGTTCCGTCCCCGCCAATCGACAACACAACGTCTGGAGATTCCTCATTCCATTCCATGCCAAAATCTTCTAAGTAATCCTTTGCAGTGGCCATCAATTCATTGGATAATTTGTCTGTCCTCGATATGATATGAAATTTCATCGCTCTGTTCGACCTCCCTCTCTATCGTTTCGAAAATGTGTTCCAGGTGAGTCTTTAAACTCAGTGAAATAAGCTTGCGCTTCTTGTATTTCATCCCGTATTTGAGACATTTCTTCGTCTAACTGGAATGCCGCTTCTGCAGCACGTTGAAGCCTATTTTTTATCTCTTCTGGAAAAACACCTTTATATTTATAATTCAAGGAATGCTCAATTGAAGCCCAAAAATTCATCGCTAATGTGCGGATTTGAATTTCAGCTAAAATTAACTGCTCGCCATTAATTGTTTGAACAGGATATTCCACAATCACATGATACGAGCGATAGCCGCTTTGTTTTTCGTTCGAAATATAATCTTTTTCTTCAACAATCCGCAAATCTTTTCGCTGCTTTAACAAGCCAACTACCGTCTCAATATCTCCAACAAACTGACACATCATTCGAATTCCTGCGATGTCTTGCAATTGATATGCTAGTTTTTCAGAAGGTTCAAATGAAATGCCTTTTTCTAATGTTTTATCATAAATACTAGCCAATGGTTTGACGCGTCCTGTCACAAATTCGATTGGTGAATTTGTGTTGTCATTTTCAAATTGACCTCGCATTCCTTTAAACTTTATCTTTAATTCATCTACTGCCTGTTTGTATGGCGCTAAAAACCGATTCCATTGACCCATCTCAAGTCCTCCTCACTTCTAGTAAGATCGTGAAGCAAGTGCCTCATGAAATGTTTGCTCTACCGCAGTACGAAATTCTTCGCCATAATTGTCATTACCTTCAATATTATCCACGAGCATCAGTAATTCCTCGTGGAACTCTGACAGTGGCATAATTTGTTTGCCCCATTTTAAAAGTGGAACGTTTTTCATTTCGAGCGCATTGGTCATCGCTGGCCATGTATGTATCGGAAATTGAACATATATATAATCCGTACCCGTGTCTAATAAATAAACAAATGCTTTTTTATCGGAATCTGTAAGCATTTGACCAGCTGCCTCAAGCGCCTCTGTCGGTTCATTTTCTTCGATGATAAACTCGATTTCATTATTCGTAATTTTAGTTGTATTTACTGCAACCAATTTATGCAAATCGAACCTTCCTTTCTAGCTTCTTAATAATGATATTTTACCACAGCTCTGTCATTCGTTGCAGTTTGCGCTGAACTATCCGATAATGAAATTACTAGAGAGGTGCTTCCAATGACAAAAGAACTCGAAATTGAATTTAAAAACATGTTAACCAAAAAAGAATATAGCCGTTTATTAGAGGATTTTTCCGATTCTCATAACGGACCTGTTACACAACACAACCATTACTTTGATACCCCTGATTTTCAATTAAAAAAACAGTTGAGTGCACTTCGTATTCGCAATAAAAACGAGCGCTTTGAATGCACATTAAAAATCCCTGCTCCTATCGGTCATTACGAAATTACTGATCCCTTAACTAAAGAACAGGCACAAAGCATGCTGACATTAACAAGCTTTGATGCAACGGAAGTATCAGAAGCCCTTTTGAAACTCGATGTTTCTCCTGAACAATTGGATCTTATTGGGACATTAACAACTCATCGCGTGGAATTTGAATTTCTTGGCGGCTTGTTGGTAATCGATCATTCCGAATACAACGGACAAGAAGATTTTGAGTTAGAATATGAAGTTACTGATGCTGAAACCGGTCACCAACATTTTCTAAACTTCTTGAAACATCAAGAAATTCCCGAACGTCCAGCTAACAAAAAAATAGCACGTTTTATGAATTCTGCCCTAAATTCTACTAAAGACCACTAGTTTTTTATCCTATTCTTCCCATGTCATCAATCGATTTGTTTGAGATATTCGAGATCCGTTGGTAGAATGAATTTACAGCTAAAGCAAAGGAGACACGATGATGACTGGAAAACCGATTATTCCGTACGATGAGATTGGTGCGGAAACATTATCACAGTTAGTCGACGCATTTTATGCTCGCGTAGCGGCACATCCAAAGCTGCAGCCTATTTTTCCAAATGACCTTTCAGAAACCGCCCGTAAACAAAAACAATTTTTAACTCAATATTTAGGTGGTCCGAATATTTATTCAGAAGAACATGGACACCCGAGACTAAGAGCTAGACATAACCCATTCGCTATCACACCAACCAGAGCTCAAGCTTGGTTAGAGTGTATGAGTGAAGCAATGGATGAAGTGGGACTAAGCGGGAAATTCCGTGAAACCTTATTCAACCGACTCGTTTTAACTGCCCATCACATGGTCAACGAGTCTGATAGTGAGGAGGAGTTGGAGTGAACAACTTAGATTTGGTTGAAGCAGTTCACGAACCTGTGAATACTTTCAAACCAATGGAACTGTATGTCTTTGTAGATCCCTTAAACCCAGATTGTTGGGAAATGCAGGGTGTCATCCGGAAATTGCAAATCGAATATGGTCATTATTTTTCTATGCGTATTGTACTAAGCACGCAATTATTAAATTTAAACAAAACCATTCTATCTGCAAATATAGATACTGAGAATTTGACTCATCCTGTCTTGCCTTCTGTTGCCATCAAAGCAGCAGAGCTTCAAGGAAAACGTTCAGGAAATCGTTTCTTGCACAAATTGCAGGAACATTTATTTCTTCAATCAAAAGATGTTTCTTCTTATAGCGTTTTGTTAGAAATCGCGGAAGAGGCAAATCTTGATCAAGAAGAGTTTAAATCGGACTTCCATTCTGTACATACCGCAAAAGCGTTCCAATGCGATTTACAGATTACCCGTGAAATGGAGATTAACGAAGTGCCGAGCATCGTCTTTTTTAACGAATGCATTGAAGATGAAGGTGTAAAAGTATCCGGACTTTATTCATACGATGTGTACCAAACGATTTTACAGGAGATGATGGGAGAAGAAAGCTTGAATCGTCAAACTCCACCTCCTTTAGATGATCTTTTCACCAAATATACGACAATGGCTACGAGAGAAATTGCTTCTATATATAATATTTCTGAACAAACAGCAGAGTGCGAACTGAAAAAACAAGTATTACAACAAAAAATAGAACGCATTTCCATGGCAAAGGAAACTTTATGGAAAGCAAAATAACCTATCTCCCAGTTTTGGGAGATAGGTTATTTTTTTATGGCTTATATATAGGGAGCAAATTGGCTTTCGACAGTATTTTTCGAATCTGGACAGTATCTTGCGTGATTTCGACAGTATTTGACCGATTCGGACAGTATCCGAGCCAACATGGACAGTATATCCAATAATTGGATAATCAACACAAAATGAAAGACGCCTTCCACGTCCGGAAGGCGTCTTTCTATATTACACAAAGGGGATGGGAGAAATGTTCACGCTCAAACAAAGGGGTGTATGTTTGTATGTGATTTATTTCACAACATAATCTTATCACGGAATAATAGTTAAATCAATAATTCACAAGTTGTTTCACAAATTTGTCATAATTGCTTATTCCTCTTACCTTCTTTCTCAACCAACAATTATCTTGGTATAACAAAAGAAACAACCTTAAGTAGGTTGTTTCTTTTGTTATACGCTTTAGTTATTCAATAAAAGCTTTTCTAGTTCATTTAATTTTTCTTCAAAAACCATACATGCTTCTTCAATTGCTTTCGACTGTGTCATGTCGACACCCGCTTTTTTCAACACTTCAATCGGATAATCTGAGCTTCCCGCTTTCAAAAACTCATTGATGTAACGATCGACTGCAGGTTGTCCTTCTTCAAGGATTCCTTTACTTAGTGCCGTCGCAGCACTAAACCCTGTTGCGTATTGGAAGACGTAATAATTATAGTAAAAGTGTGGAATACGTGCCCACTCCATCCCAATTTCTTCGTCGGACACTACATCAGGTCCATAATATTTTTGGTTTAGTTGATAATAAACTTCGGTTAAACGATCTGCTGTTAATGCTTCCCCGTCTTGGTCCATTTTGTGAATCAAGTGTTCGAACTCTGCAAACATTGTTTGGCGGAATACGGTTCCGCGGAAGCCATCTAACCAATTGTTTAATAAATAAATGCGCTCCTGGTCATCATCGGTAGCTTTTACCATGTATTCATTTAATAAAGCTTCATTTGTCGTTGATGCAACTTCTGCAACAAATATTGAATAATCACCATAAACATATGGCTGATTTTTTCGTGTGTAATAACTATGGACACTATGTCCAAACTCATGTGCCAATGTAAACAAATTGTTTACATTATCTTGCCAGTTCATCAAAATATATGGATTAGTTCCATACGCACCTGATGAATAAGCTCCACTGCGTTTGCCTTTGTTTTCTTTCACATCTACCCAGCGATTGTCGATGCCTTCTTTAACAATCCCTACATACTCCTCACCTAAAGCTTCAAGGCCATTAAGCATGACGCCTGTCGCTTTTTCGTATGGCATTTCCATTTTTACTTCTGGAACTAACGGTGTGTGTAAGTCCCACATATGAACTTTATCGAGACCCAGTACTTTTTTGCGCAAAGCTGAATAGCGGTGCAATAGATGAAGATTTTTATTAACCGTTTCAACCAAATTATCATAAACTGCTTCTGGAATATGATCGTCCGCTAAAGCCGCCTGACGTGCCGAGTCAAATTTGCGAATACGAGCATTTACATTATCACGTTTGATGTTTCCAGATAAAGTCGATGCAAACGTATTGCGGAATTTTCCATAAGTCGCGTAAACTGCTTTAAATGCATCTTCACGCACACGGCGGTCGTTGCCTTCAAGGAAACGGATATAATTGCCGTGCGTAATTTGGACTTTCTCACCTGACTCATCTTCGATTTCTGGAAATTCAAGATCCGCATTATTTAACATACCGAAAGTTTCTGATGATGCTTGGCTTACTTCAGATAATTGAGCTAATAACGATTCTTGCTCTGCAGGTAAAACATGCGGACGCATTAAGTTTAATTCTTCAAGAGCTTGTTTATATAAGCCTAACCCTTCATGACTCGCTACGTATTCATTTAATATGGATTCTTCAATCGATAATATTTCTGGAGTCATATACGACAATCCTGCTGATACTTTAGCGAATAATGATTTAATCCGGCTATCTAGCGCCTGATATTTAGAATTAGTTGTATCCTGATCGTAACGCATATGCGAATACGTATAAAGACGTCTTAAGCGCTCTGTCAATTCATCTCGGTAAACCATTACGTTGTAAAGCGCTTCAGCACTTTCATGCAAGGTTCCTTGGAATGACTCGGCTTTGTCGCTAAGTGCTGCGACTTCTGTAAATTCTTTCTCCCAAAGTTCATCAGTTTCAAATATATCCTCTAACTTCCACGTTAATTCTGTTGGAACTTCTTCTCTTGTTAATACTTTCTCAGCCATTTAATTTCCTCCTCTATCCCGTTCTTTCGGGAAACGAACTACATCTTATTTTCTCAATTTTCTCACGTTTTTGCAATAGTTATCATAGACAATATCCAAAATATTGGAATAATCCAAGACCGAGTCCTTGTATTTCAAATAAAGAGCTAAATAATCTGAGACAAGGCTTATTGCTTGCTGCTCTTTTTTCAGAT is part of the Planococcus sp. PAMC 21323 genome and encodes:
- a CDS encoding ClpXP adapter SpxH family protein, with the protein product MNNLDLVEAVHEPVNTFKPMELYVFVDPLNPDCWEMQGVIRKLQIEYGHYFSMRIVLSTQLLNLNKTILSANIDTENLTHPVLPSVAIKAAELQGKRSGNRFLHKLQEHLFLQSKDVSSYSVLLEIAEEANLDQEEFKSDFHSVHTAKAFQCDLQITREMEINEVPSIVFFNECIEDEGVKVSGLYSYDVYQTILQEMMGEESLNRQTPPPLDDLFTKYTTMATREIASIYNISEQTAECELKKQVLQQKIERISMAKETLWKAK
- the pepF gene encoding oligoendopeptidase F, which produces MAEKVLTREEVPTELTWKLEDIFETDELWEKEFTEVAALSDKAESFQGTLHESAEALYNVMVYRDELTERLRRLYTYSHMRYDQDTTNSKYQALDSRIKSLFAKVSAGLSYMTPEILSIEESILNEYVASHEGLGLYKQALEELNLMRPHVLPAEQESLLAQLSEVSQASSETFGMLNNADLEFPEIEDESGEKVQITHGNYIRFLEGNDRRVREDAFKAVYATYGKFRNTFASTLSGNIKRDNVNARIRKFDSARQAALADDHIPEAVYDNLVETVNKNLHLLHRYSALRKKVLGLDKVHMWDLHTPLVPEVKMEMPYEKATGVMLNGLEALGEEYVGIVKEGIDNRWVDVKENKGKRSGAYSSGAYGTNPYILMNWQDNVNNLFTLAHEFGHSVHSYYTRKNQPYVYGDYSIFVAEVASTTNEALLNEYMVKATDDDQERIYLLNNWLDGFRGTVFRQTMFAEFEHLIHKMDQDGEALTADRLTEVYYQLNQKYYGPDVVSDEEIGMEWARIPHFYYNYYVFQYATGFSAATALSKGILEEGQPAVDRYINEFLKAGSSDYPIEVLKKAGVDMTQSKAIEEACMVFEEKLNELEKLLLNN
- a CDS encoding globin domain-containing protein codes for the protein MTGKPIIPYDEIGAETLSQLVDAFYARVAAHPKLQPIFPNDLSETARKQKQFLTQYLGGPNIYSEEHGHPRLRARHNPFAITPTRAQAWLECMSEAMDEVGLSGKFRETLFNRLVLTAHHMVNESDSEEELE
- a CDS encoding NAD kinase; its protein translation is MKFHIISRTDKLSNELMATAKDYLEDFGMEWNEESPDVVLSIGGDGTLLHAFHKYSEKLADVAFVGIHTGHLGFYADWKPIEIEKLVLSIAKKEYEVIEYPLLEVSIHYQNLDEPAVYLALNESTVKSPDVTLVMDVFLNESHFERFRGDGLCMSTPSGSTAYNKALGGAIIHPSLQAMQLTEMASINNRVFRTVGSPLVLPAHHRCALRPVKAPDFMVTVDHLQLLHKDVKSIEYRVADEKVRFARFRAFPFWQRVHDSFIDSELSE
- a CDS encoding CYTH domain-containing protein, giving the protein MTKELEIEFKNMLTKKEYSRLLEDFSDSHNGPVTQHNHYFDTPDFQLKKQLSALRIRNKNERFECTLKIPAPIGHYEITDPLTKEQAQSMLTLTSFDATEVSEALLKLDVSPEQLDLIGTLTTHRVEFEFLGGLLVIDHSEYNGQEDFELEYEVTDAETGHQHFLNFLKHQEIPERPANKKIARFMNSALNSTKDH
- a CDS encoding GTP pyrophosphokinase; the encoded protein is MGQWNRFLAPYKQAVDELKIKFKGMRGQFENDNTNSPIEFVTGRVKPLASIYDKTLEKGISFEPSEKLAYQLQDIAGIRMMCQFVGDIETVVGLLKQRKDLRIVEEKDYISNEKQSGYRSYHVIVEYPVQTINGEQLILAEIQIRTLAMNFWASIEHSLNYKYKGVFPEEIKNRLQRAAEAAFQLDEEMSQIRDEIQEAQAYFTEFKDSPGTHFRNDREGGRTER